The Bacteroidales bacterium genome has a window encoding:
- the pdxH gene encoding pyridoxamine 5'-phosphate oxidase → MPDGRHKELDRIRREYGRGVLDESKIPADPLLLFHTWVEDATRSENPDPTAMTLSTVDRRGSPSSRIVLLKEIREEKLIFFTSHKSRKAKEIGRNPRVAAHFFWPDLERQVKIAGIAGPLEDAGSDLYFSSRPFESQISAWASPQSEVVPGREFLEGEYRKYLEKFKEAEKVPRPAHWGGFFISPRRMEFWQGGAHRLHDRIEYSREQKGWRFVRLAP, encoded by the coding sequence ATGCCGGACGGAAGACATAAGGAGCTTGACAGGATCCGCAGGGAATACGGGCGCGGGGTGCTGGACGAATCAAAAATTCCGGCGGATCCACTGTTGCTCTTCCATACATGGGTGGAGGATGCCACCCGTTCGGAAAATCCCGATCCCACGGCCATGACGCTTTCCACGGTAGACCGGAGAGGGTCCCCCTCCTCCCGCATCGTCCTTCTGAAAGAGATCCGGGAAGAAAAGCTGATCTTTTTTACCTCCCACAAGAGCAGGAAGGCGAAAGAGATCGGCAGGAATCCCAGGGTAGCCGCTCATTTTTTCTGGCCCGATCTGGAACGCCAGGTAAAAATTGCCGGGATTGCCGGACCGCTGGAAGATGCAGGGTCGGACCTCTATTTCAGCTCCCGGCCCTTTGAGAGCCAGATAAGTGCCTGGGCTTCGCCCCAGAGTGAAGTGGTCCCTGGCCGGGAGTTCCTCGAAGGAGAGTACCGGAAGTACCTGGAGAAGTTTAAGGAGGCGGAAAAGGTTCCCAGACCGGCACACTGGGGAGGCTTTTTTATTAGTCCCCGCCGTATGGAGTTCTGGCAGGGTGGAGCGCACCGCTTGCACGATCGCATCGAATATTCCAGGGAGCAAAAAGGGTGGCGCTTTGTCAGGCTTGCGCCTTAA
- a CDS encoding ATP-binding protein — translation MPDQKTYPRLILLLAASVFMVVGIISATLFREAGYSRKDVRNFEDVLHKKERLLKEEFRELEALFISENPTGILDRKSAEYQELAAREGIYIFYYEGGALTYWSDHTIAVSDRWRSRMDRPFISLRNASYVGVIHPVKKGRLLGMIEVKTHYPFQNKFLMNGFQRDFKLDPAVNIEFFEAEGSEAVFNEAGDYLFSLNFTGTAPESPGLKILAAGSLLVSLLLFFAGCCSVLKRISGRSRYLWLGLITLLIAASTVGVLKYAFPPLLTGGKLFQPDIYASRYFPSLGTLLVFTVSALLLAGLYYLYGNLEKIGSKAWKRGVATALFVASALLLLLIEQLIGTLVLDSSISFEAHRVTTFTWSTVVGLSIIIMWFLLLGLILDKAIVLLSGSLLRPLLYGSVTVSLTFAAASFFQGMQCSWIAWIALLLILGGQLYLRYRQGGRIPFSRFIFLLLFISVFITIRLQENNRIHVERKREVELVKLASEHDPVAEMLFSEMSMAIRNDSVFALYLNREYIDIDQVEQVVNRLRRNYFSGYWSKYDLQVTICRPDDRVYLEPPDDSYEHCYTFFNEWIEEFGIEIPGSDFYFLDNLNGRISYLASIPYFTSGSEQRVYIELNSKIFSEELGYPELLLDENYTSFTSSRFSIARYNGGELFSQSGDFPYRTSSSHYTSGDQEFEIISLKGYDHSIYNVDQRNTIIVGSPSITVIDYLIFFSYIFAFNFLLVALVYLLVSVRLRPSLNWSFKNRIQYSLVGVLFLTFVLICSGTIYFIFQQYRVKHNDNLRNTMRSVYIELMHKLEFEEDLKNWSSDSYYNLDELLRKFSNVFYTDINLYDQQGYLLATSRSEIFDRQLLSYRMNRLVYENLSRENASEYIHNEHIGDMKYISAYVPLMNSENKFLAYLNLPYFTQSGALARDVTNLVVAVINVYLILILLILLVSVFLADRITQPLRMIQNRIAQVSLNRKNEMIQYTRSDEIRGLVEEYNYMVQELERSAGLLAQSERESAWREMAKQIAHEIKNPLTPMKLNVQHLQRAIAEGKSNPEMIRRISATLIEQIDSLSAIAREFSDFAKMPQARHSRINLVPKLNSLQQLFESTDRAKIQIDPGEHRMVYVMADKEQLMRVFINLVKNGLQSIPEGREGLIRVALKKEEAHVVKITFTDNGKGIPEEIRDKLFQPNFTTKSGGMGMGLAISHNIIRSLGGRIWYDTVLHQGTTFHVELPESVEKR, via the coding sequence ATGCCTGACCAGAAGACATATCCCAGATTGATTCTGCTGCTGGCAGCCTCCGTGTTTATGGTAGTGGGAATTATTTCAGCCACTCTGTTCAGGGAGGCTGGCTATTCCCGGAAAGATGTCCGGAATTTCGAGGACGTGCTTCATAAAAAGGAGCGCCTGCTCAAAGAGGAGTTCAGGGAGCTGGAGGCGCTTTTTATCAGCGAGAACCCCACCGGGATCCTCGACCGGAAATCGGCCGAATACCAGGAACTCGCCGCCAGGGAGGGAATCTATATATTCTATTATGAAGGAGGAGCCCTGACCTACTGGTCCGATCATACCATTGCTGTTTCGGACCGGTGGAGGTCCAGGATGGACAGGCCCTTTATCTCCCTGAGGAATGCCTCCTACGTCGGGGTTATTCATCCGGTAAAAAAGGGCAGATTGCTGGGAATGATCGAGGTGAAGACCCACTACCCCTTTCAGAACAAATTTTTAATGAACGGCTTTCAGAGGGATTTTAAACTGGATCCTGCCGTAAACATCGAGTTTTTTGAAGCTGAAGGGTCTGAAGCGGTTTTCAATGAGGCGGGCGACTATCTGTTTTCCCTGAATTTTACCGGAACCGCGCCCGAATCTCCGGGCCTGAAGATCCTGGCCGCCGGAAGCCTGCTTGTTTCGCTCCTGCTCTTTTTCGCGGGATGCTGTTCTGTATTAAAACGCATCAGTGGCCGGAGCAGATACCTGTGGCTGGGCCTGATCACCCTGCTGATTGCCGCCAGCACTGTGGGGGTCCTGAAATACGCCTTTCCCCCTCTGCTGACCGGGGGAAAGCTCTTCCAGCCGGATATTTATGCCAGCCGCTACTTTCCCTCCCTGGGGACCCTCCTGGTGTTTACGGTTTCGGCCCTGCTCCTGGCGGGGCTCTATTACCTCTATGGCAATTTGGAGAAAATTGGATCGAAAGCGTGGAAAAGGGGTGTCGCCACAGCTCTTTTTGTGGCTTCTGCACTGCTTTTGCTTCTGATAGAACAGCTGATCGGGACCCTGGTGCTGGATTCCAGCATCTCTTTTGAGGCTCACCGGGTGACTACCTTTACCTGGAGTACCGTAGTGGGATTGTCCATCATTATCATGTGGTTTCTCTTGCTGGGTCTGATCCTTGATAAAGCCATTGTCCTGCTGTCAGGATCTCTTTTAAGACCTTTGCTATACGGATCGGTCACCGTTTCCCTGACTTTTGCCGCAGCCTCGTTTTTTCAGGGAATGCAATGCTCCTGGATTGCCTGGATCGCTCTTTTGCTAATTCTCGGCGGACAGCTTTATTTAAGGTACAGGCAGGGGGGGCGCATTCCCTTTTCACGCTTCATTTTCCTGCTCCTCTTTATCTCTGTCTTTATAACCATCCGGCTGCAGGAGAACAACCGCATCCATGTCGAGCGAAAGCGCGAGGTGGAACTGGTCAAACTTGCCTCTGAACATGACCCGGTAGCCGAAATGCTTTTTAGTGAGATGTCCATGGCCATCCGGAACGACTCGGTATTTGCCCTTTACCTGAACCGGGAATATATCGACATTGACCAGGTGGAACAGGTGGTCAACAGGTTGCGACGTAATTACTTCTCGGGATACTGGAGCAAATACGATCTCCAGGTCACCATTTGCAGGCCGGACGATCGGGTGTACCTGGAGCCCCCGGATGACAGCTATGAGCACTGCTATACCTTTTTTAATGAGTGGATCGAGGAGTTTGGTATAGAGATCCCGGGCAGCGATTTTTATTTTCTGGATAATCTGAACGGGAGGATATCCTACCTGGCTTCCATTCCCTATTTCACGTCCGGGAGCGAGCAAAGGGTCTATATCGAGCTTAACTCCAAGATCTTTTCCGAAGAGCTGGGTTATCCCGAGTTATTGCTGGATGAGAATTACACCTCCTTTACCAGTTCCAGGTTCTCCATTGCCCGGTATAACGGGGGCGAACTTTTTTCCCAAAGCGGTGATTTTCCCTACCGGACCTCCAGTTCCCACTATACCAGCGGGGATCAGGAATTTGAGATCATTAGCCTTAAGGGGTACGACCACAGCATATACAATGTGGATCAACGGAATACGATTATTGTGGGGAGCCCTTCCATTACCGTGATCGACTACCTTATATTCTTTTCCTATATTTTTGCTTTTAACTTCCTCCTGGTGGCACTGGTGTACCTGCTCGTTTCCGTCCGCCTGCGACCGTCGCTGAACTGGAGCTTTAAGAACAGAATACAATACTCCCTGGTCGGGGTCCTCTTTCTCACTTTTGTACTGATTTGTTCAGGGACCATCTACTTTATTTTCCAGCAATACAGGGTCAAGCACAATGACAACCTGCGAAATACCATGCGTTCGGTTTATATTGAGCTGATGCATAAACTTGAATTCGAAGAAGACCTGAAAAACTGGTCATCGGACAGCTACTATAACCTGGATGAGTTGCTAAGAAAGTTCTCCAATGTATTTTATACCGATATCAACCTGTACGACCAGCAGGGATACCTCCTGGCTACTTCGCGCTCGGAGATCTTCGACAGGCAATTACTGAGCTACCGGATGAACCGGCTGGTGTATGAAAACCTCTCCAGGGAGAATGCTTCGGAATATATTCATAATGAGCACATAGGGGATATGAAATACATCTCGGCCTATGTACCGCTGATGAACAGTGAAAATAAATTCCTGGCCTATCTGAATCTGCCCTATTTTACCCAGTCGGGTGCTCTGGCCAGGGATGTGACCAATCTGGTGGTGGCTGTGATCAATGTATATCTGATTTTAATCCTGCTGATCCTTCTGGTCAGTGTATTTCTGGCCGACCGGATCACGCAGCCCCTGAGGATGATCCAGAACCGCATTGCCCAGGTAAGCCTGAACCGGAAAAATGAGATGATCCAGTACACCCGCAGTGATGAGATCAGGGGACTGGTGGAAGAGTATAATTATATGGTGCAGGAACTGGAACGGAGCGCCGGATTACTGGCACAATCGGAACGGGAATCTGCCTGGAGGGAGATGGCCAAGCAGATCGCACATGAAATCAAGAATCCGCTCACACCCATGAAACTGAATGTGCAGCACCTTCAGCGGGCCATTGCCGAAGGCAAGAGCAATCCGGAGATGATCCGGAGGATTTCGGCCACCCTGATCGAGCAGATCGATTCGCTGTCGGCGATCGCCCGGGAGTTTTCCGATTTTGCCAAGATGCCCCAGGCCAGGCACAGCAGGATCAATCTGGTGCCCAAGCTGAACAGTCTGCAGCAGCTTTTTGAATCCACGGACAGAGCGAAGATCCAGATCGATCCGGGGGAACATCGTATGGTATATGTGATGGCCGACAAGGAGCAACTGATGCGGGTCTTTATTAACCTGGTGAAAAACGGTCTGCAGTCCATCCCGGAAGGCAGGGAGGGGCTTATCCGGGTGGCTTTGAAGAAAGAAGAGGCTCATGTGGTAAAGATCACCTTCACCGATAACGGAAAAGGAATTCCGGAGGAGATCAGGGATAAGCTATTTCAACCCAACTTCACTACCAAGTCGGGGGGGATGGGAATGGGACTGGCTATCAGCCATAACATTATCAGGTCCCTGGGGGGGCGAATCTGGTATGATACGGTGCTGCACCAGGGAACCACCTTCCATGTAGAGCTTCCCGAATCGGTAGAAAAAAGATAA
- a CDS encoding valine--tRNA ligase has protein sequence MNIPSKYDPASVEDKWYSYWMKHGFFRSTPDEREPYCIVIPPPNVTGVLHMGHMLNNTLQDVLIRRARMQGKNALWVPGTDHASIATEARVVNRLAEEGIKKSDLSREEFLEHAWKWTHTHGGIILEQLKKLGASCDWDRTCFTMDEALSESVIRVFVDLFRKGKIYRGVRMVNWDPQALTAVSDEEVVYKEVASKLYYLRYKVDGEEDYITIATTRPETILGDTAVCVHPEDERFSRFHGKKVLVPLVNRSVPIILDEYVDREFGTGALKITPAHDINDYELGLKHNLESIDIFSDKGTLNEAAQVLVGEDRFNARKLIIPLLEEAGKLVKSEDYVNKVGFSERTDAVIEPRLSLQWFLKMKELSAPALEHVMNDDIRLQPDKFKNTYRHWMENVRDWCISRQLWWGHRIPVYFYGEGPNDYVVAGSPEEALELARELSGNRQLNAGDLRQDEDVLDTWFSSWLWPISVFDGIRFPENEDINYYYPTNDLVTAPEILFFWVARMIIAGYEYRNEKPFASVYLTGIVRDSKRRKMSKSLGNSPDPIELMKKYSADGVRVGMLFCSPAGNDLLFDEGLTEQGRNFSNKIWNAFRLVRSWKVDDSLEQPAHSIQAVRWFGTQINRAFIKVDDQFQKYRVSDALMIVYKLFWDEFSSWYLEIVKPAYQKPADRATYEATLDFFDRLMHMLHPFMPFITEEIWQLIRERKPGESLMVSPMPAPESYDKKLRRHFEESKEVITAIRSVRKEKNIAPGEALKLMVRFSEGSKYREYLEPVVIKLARLSSVERITDEPEGAASFIVKNVEYFIELGSMADAVEALSKLEEELNYTRGFLKSVEKKLGNERFVQHAPAQVVEKERQKMADAEGKITVLEAQILKLKAQA, from the coding sequence ATGAATATTCCATCAAAATACGACCCGGCCAGTGTGGAGGATAAATGGTACTCCTACTGGATGAAACATGGTTTCTTCCGAAGCACACCCGATGAACGTGAACCCTACTGCATTGTGATCCCGCCCCCCAATGTAACGGGCGTCTTGCACATGGGGCACATGCTCAATAATACCCTTCAGGATGTCTTGATCCGAAGGGCCCGCATGCAGGGAAAAAACGCTCTGTGGGTGCCCGGGACCGATCATGCTTCCATTGCCACCGAAGCCAGGGTGGTGAACAGGCTGGCAGAAGAAGGGATCAAAAAAAGCGACCTGAGCCGGGAGGAGTTCCTGGAACATGCCTGGAAGTGGACCCATACCCATGGGGGAATCATCCTGGAGCAGCTGAAAAAGCTGGGAGCTTCCTGCGACTGGGACCGAACCTGTTTTACCATGGATGAGGCGCTTTCGGAGAGCGTGATCCGGGTATTTGTGGATTTGTTCAGAAAGGGGAAAATTTACCGGGGCGTAAGAATGGTAAACTGGGATCCCCAGGCGCTAACTGCCGTTTCAGATGAGGAGGTTGTATATAAGGAGGTGGCCTCCAAACTCTACTATCTCAGATACAAAGTGGATGGAGAAGAAGATTACATCACCATCGCTACCACCCGTCCCGAAACCATCCTGGGCGATACGGCCGTATGCGTGCATCCGGAGGATGAGCGCTTTAGCCGTTTTCACGGGAAAAAGGTGCTGGTGCCCCTGGTGAACCGTTCCGTTCCCATCATACTGGATGAGTATGTGGACAGGGAGTTTGGGACCGGGGCCCTGAAGATCACTCCGGCCCACGACATCAACGACTATGAGCTGGGACTGAAGCACAACCTGGAGTCCATTGATATCTTTAGCGACAAGGGGACGCTGAATGAAGCGGCTCAGGTGCTGGTTGGCGAGGATCGTTTTAATGCCCGGAAACTCATTATTCCCCTGCTTGAGGAAGCGGGTAAGCTGGTGAAAAGCGAAGACTATGTAAACAAGGTGGGTTTTTCGGAGCGCACCGATGCAGTGATAGAACCACGGCTGAGCCTGCAATGGTTCCTGAAGATGAAGGAACTGAGTGCCCCGGCCCTGGAGCATGTGATGAACGACGATATCAGGCTGCAGCCTGACAAGTTCAAGAACACCTACCGTCACTGGATGGAGAATGTAAGGGACTGGTGCATTTCCCGTCAGCTTTGGTGGGGCCACCGGATTCCCGTCTATTTTTATGGAGAAGGCCCAAACGATTACGTGGTGGCCGGATCGCCGGAGGAAGCCCTGGAGCTGGCCCGTGAGCTGAGTGGAAACAGGCAGCTGAATGCCGGGGACCTGCGTCAGGATGAGGATGTGCTGGATACCTGGTTCTCCTCCTGGTTATGGCCCATTTCGGTTTTTGATGGCATCCGTTTTCCCGAAAACGAGGATATCAATTATTATTATCCCACCAACGATCTGGTGACCGCTCCGGAGATTCTCTTTTTCTGGGTCGCCCGGATGATCATAGCCGGGTATGAATACCGGAACGAGAAGCCATTTGCTTCGGTTTATCTCACCGGGATCGTCCGCGACAGCAAGCGAAGGAAGATGTCCAAATCACTGGGCAACTCCCCGGACCCCATCGAACTGATGAAGAAGTACAGTGCCGATGGTGTCAGGGTGGGGATGCTTTTCTGTTCGCCCGCTGGCAACGATCTTCTTTTTGACGAGGGGCTCACCGAGCAGGGAAGGAATTTCAGTAATAAAATATGGAACGCCTTCCGCCTGGTCAGGAGCTGGAAGGTGGATGACAGCCTGGAGCAGCCTGCCCATTCCATCCAGGCGGTTCGATGGTTCGGGACCCAGATAAACCGGGCCTTTATAAAGGTAGACGACCAGTTTCAGAAGTACCGGGTGTCGGATGCCCTGATGATCGTTTATAAACTGTTCTGGGACGAATTCAGCTCCTGGTACCTGGAAATCGTAAAGCCTGCCTACCAGAAACCGGCCGACCGGGCTACCTATGAGGCCACCCTGGACTTTTTCGACAGGCTGATGCATATGCTGCATCCCTTCATGCCCTTTATTACCGAGGAGATCTGGCAGCTGATCAGAGAGCGGAAGCCGGGAGAAAGCCTGATGGTTTCACCCATGCCTGCACCAGAGAGCTATGATAAAAAGTTGCGGAGGCATTTCGAGGAAAGCAAGGAGGTGATTACGGCTATCCGGTCTGTTCGAAAGGAAAAGAACATAGCCCCCGGGGAGGCTCTGAAACTGATGGTCCGTTTCTCCGAAGGAAGCAAGTACAGGGAGTACCTGGAACCGGTTGTTATTAAGCTGGCCAGGCTCTCTTCCGTGGAGAGGATCACAGACGAACCGGAGGGTGCTGCATCCTTTATCGTAAAGAACGTGGAGTATTTCATAGAGCTGGGCAGCATGGCCGATGCCGTTGAAGCACTGAGCAAGCTGGAAGAAGAACTGAACTACACCCGGGGCTTTTTGAAGAGTGTGGAGAAAAAGCTGGGCAATGAACGTTTTGTACAGCATGCCCCGGCCCAGGTTGTGGAAAAGGAGAGGCAGAAGATGGCCGATGCAGAAGGTAAGATCACTGTGCTGGAGGCTCAGATCCTGAAGCTTAAGGCGCAAGCCTGA
- the nadC gene encoding carboxylating nicotinate-nucleotide diphosphorylase, with translation MNSAQNLDSLIDLWFREDIGEGDHTTFSTIPAAATGSAKLLVKEEGVLAGLAVARRIFHRFDPELQLQILLEDGSTIHPGDMVFRVSGKVHSLLQCERLVLNVMQRMSGIATTTRAYVGLLEGTGTQILDTRKTTPGLRLLEKEAVRLGGGVNHRFGLYDMILIKDNHIDFAGGIRQAISGVRAYLDQKKLDLDLVVEVRSLEDIEAVLSMGGIRRILLDNFSLDLTREAVRLIKRRVETESSGGITRETLRSYAECGVDYISVGALTHQIKSLDLSLKADF, from the coding sequence ATGAACTCCGCCCAAAACCTTGATTCTCTCATAGACCTCTGGTTCCGGGAGGATATCGGGGAAGGAGATCATACGACCTTCAGCACCATTCCTGCTGCTGCCACCGGATCCGCAAAACTGCTGGTTAAGGAGGAAGGGGTTCTGGCCGGACTGGCAGTGGCCCGGCGAATATTTCACCGTTTCGATCCGGAGCTTCAGTTACAGATCCTGCTGGAGGATGGAAGTACTATCCATCCGGGCGACATGGTATTCAGGGTAAGCGGAAAGGTACACTCGCTGCTGCAATGTGAACGTCTGGTTCTGAATGTGATGCAGCGCATGAGCGGCATAGCCACCACCACCCGTGCCTATGTGGGCCTGCTGGAGGGCACCGGTACCCAAATCCTGGATACCCGCAAAACCACTCCGGGCTTACGGCTCCTGGAAAAGGAGGCCGTGCGGCTCGGTGGCGGAGTGAACCACCGCTTCGGACTTTATGATATGATCCTGATCAAAGACAACCATATCGATTTCGCCGGAGGCATCCGTCAGGCCATATCGGGTGTCAGGGCCTACCTGGATCAGAAAAAACTGGACCTGGATCTGGTGGTGGAGGTCCGCTCCCTGGAGGATATTGAAGCCGTGCTCTCCATGGGAGGGATTCGCAGGATACTGCTGGATAATTTCTCCCTGGACCTGACCAGAGAAGCCGTGAGGCTGATCAAGCGCCGGGTGGAGACAGAATCATCGGGGGGCATCACCAGGGAGACCCTCCGTAGTTATGCCGAATGCGGGGTCGACTATATTTCCGTAGGGGCTCTGACCCATCAGATCAAAAGCCTGGACCTGAGCCTGAAAGCAGATTTTTAA
- the rlmH gene encoding 23S rRNA (pseudouridine(1915)-N(3))-methyltransferase RlmH: MRITLIESGKTRDPFIREGVELFKNRVERYVPFRIDTVPDLKNTRSMTMKEVQEKEGRLILKRLKPGDYLILLDERGEEFHSISFAEYLNSLEGRVGHLLFVIGGPYGFSPEVYKKADAKISLSKLTFSHQLVRLIFMEQLYRAYTILKGEPYHHA, encoded by the coding sequence ATGCGCATCACTCTCATTGAAAGCGGAAAGACAAGGGACCCTTTTATCAGGGAGGGTGTGGAGCTTTTTAAAAACAGAGTGGAGCGTTATGTCCCGTTCCGGATCGATACCGTCCCGGATCTGAAGAATACCCGGAGCATGACCATGAAGGAGGTGCAGGAAAAGGAGGGCAGGCTTATATTAAAACGTCTGAAACCAGGCGATTACCTGATTCTTCTGGATGAACGGGGAGAAGAGTTTCATTCCATCTCCTTTGCCGAGTACCTGAATAGCCTGGAGGGCCGGGTGGGCCATCTGCTTTTTGTGATTGGGGGGCCCTACGGATTTTCACCCGAAGTATATAAAAAGGCCGATGCAAAAATTTCTCTTTCAAAACTGACTTTTTCTCACCAGCTTGTAAGGCTGATCTTTATGGAACAGCTGTACCGGGCCTACACCATTCTTAAAGGGGAGCCATATCATCATGCCTGA
- a CDS encoding TolC family protein, whose protein sequence is MKQQKIIMLFTMLLTASLLVPLKSQEASGRLVLDLQGAVDYAIDYNKSLQNSRLEVERSGKSIWEAIAQGLPQVDGTVDYMSYFNYEMEFNFGMGEVPDFSPEDIQQAFNETQAVFPFYTQSDVAMLGANNFYESQLQSMLPPTTIPLTDQSTAKLQVSQLIFSGQYIVGIQTAKLARKISEQNLEYSELNTKEMVINSYYLVLITEESLAIVEQNLVNLEETLAQTEVMFKTGMAEQTDVDQIRITVNQLMNARNSLARNVELNYNLLRFQLGLEAGVELELSDNLEGLFDSMQPESVLAAPFDMEDNVTYQIMKTQEEINKRLLDLEQWNYAPTIAGFYNYNKKIRTSGFDMNPNHLVGLQMSVPIFSSGMRKARVDRAKIDYHMAQTNKSILEDQLSLQEKQNKYNLQSSLENYFTQLENVEVAQRVYDSYRRKFEQGMATSLDLTQANSNYLDAESNYLNSILEVMNAKLQLDKLMNQL, encoded by the coding sequence ATGAAACAGCAAAAGATCATCATGCTATTTACAATGCTTCTGACCGCGAGCCTCCTGGTTCCCTTAAAAAGTCAGGAAGCTTCCGGACGGCTGGTACTGGACCTCCAGGGAGCCGTCGATTATGCCATCGACTATAATAAATCCCTGCAGAACTCCCGCCTGGAAGTGGAACGGTCGGGAAAATCCATCTGGGAAGCCATTGCACAGGGACTGCCCCAGGTGGACGGCACCGTGGATTATATGTCCTATTTCAATTATGAAATGGAATTTAACTTCGGGATGGGAGAGGTTCCGGATTTTTCGCCGGAGGACATTCAGCAAGCCTTTAACGAGACCCAGGCGGTCTTCCCCTTCTATACCCAGAGCGATGTGGCCATGCTGGGTGCAAATAATTTTTACGAAAGCCAGCTCCAGTCCATGCTGCCTCCCACCACCATTCCGCTCACAGACCAGAGTACTGCCAAGCTGCAGGTATCCCAGCTGATCTTCAGCGGTCAGTATATCGTGGGGATTCAGACTGCAAAACTTGCCCGGAAAATATCGGAGCAAAATCTGGAGTACAGTGAGCTGAATACCAAAGAGATGGTAATTAATTCCTATTACCTGGTTCTGATCACGGAAGAATCCCTGGCGATCGTGGAACAAAACCTGGTAAATCTGGAGGAGACCCTGGCCCAGACCGAAGTGATGTTTAAAACCGGAATGGCCGAGCAGACCGATGTGGATCAGATCCGCATCACGGTGAATCAGTTGATGAACGCCAGAAACTCCCTGGCCCGGAACGTGGAGCTGAACTATAATTTACTCCGGTTTCAGCTGGGACTGGAAGCCGGTGTGGAGCTGGAGCTAAGCGATAATCTGGAAGGGCTCTTTGACAGCATGCAGCCCGAATCTGTATTAGCGGCTCCTTTTGACATGGAGGACAACGTGACCTACCAGATCATGAAAACCCAGGAGGAAATAAACAAAAGATTGCTGGATCTGGAACAATGGAACTATGCCCCCACCATTGCCGGTTTTTATAATTACAACAAGAAAATCCGTACTTCCGGTTTTGATATGAATCCCAATCACCTGGTGGGACTCCAGATGTCGGTCCCCATCTTCTCCAGCGGAATGAGGAAAGCCAGGGTCGACCGGGCAAAAATAGACTACCATATGGCCCAGACCAATAAGAGTATCCTGGAAGACCAGCTGAGCCTGCAGGAGAAGCAGAACAAATATAACCTGCAAAGCTCCCTGGAAAACTATTTTACCCAACTGGAGAATGTGGAAGTGGCTCAACGGGTATATGACAGCTATCGCCGGAAATTTGAGCAGGGAATGGCCACCAGCCTGGATCTGACCCAGGCCAACAGCAATTACCTGGATGCCGAGAGCAACTACCTGAACTCCATCTTGGAAGTAATGAATGCCAAGTTGCAACTGGATAAACTGATGAACCAACTATAG
- a CDS encoding TetR/AcrR family transcriptional regulator translates to MEVKDRILIEAGILFGKYGIRSMTMDSLAEELGISKRTIYERFKDKDTLLMEVIRYYKDQTQQEAFQLIDQSDNAIEALFRIIKLTIGQMQRMSPAFFKDFRKYHQKVILQFSAPGEIRDFSITKRLLETGMEQEVFRDDINLEIVNQAIHSLFDLFGHNSTLVDAGFDRKDMFDHILIPYFRGIATKKGRKLLVDCKPILE, encoded by the coding sequence TTGGAAGTCAAAGACAGAATATTGATTGAGGCGGGAATACTCTTTGGAAAATACGGGATCCGGAGTATGACCATGGATTCACTGGCCGAAGAACTGGGGATATCCAAACGGACCATCTACGAGCGTTTCAAGGACAAAGATACCCTGCTGATGGAGGTGATCCGGTATTATAAGGATCAGACCCAGCAGGAGGCCTTTCAGCTGATCGATCAGTCGGATAACGCCATAGAGGCACTGTTCCGGATCATAAAGCTGACCATTGGCCAGATGCAGCGAATGAGCCCGGCATTTTTCAAGGATTTCAGGAAGTACCATCAGAAAGTCATTTTGCAATTCTCCGCGCCGGGTGAGATTCGCGACTTCAGTATCACCAAACGATTGCTGGAGACCGGTATGGAACAGGAGGTCTTCAGAGATGATATAAACCTTGAAATTGTTAACCAGGCCATCCACTCCCTGTTCGACCTGTTTGGACACAACAGCACCCTGGTAGATGCAGGCTTCGACCGGAAAGATATGTTTGACCATATATTGATCCCCTATTTCAGGGGAATAGCAACCAAAAAAGGGCGGAAGCTCCTGGTAGATTGTAAACCCATACTTGAATAA
- a CDS encoding DUF4783 domain-containing protein gives MKQRILTILWISMLVLPQVSGQTVPPDLVRAIGNGDAASMSAWFHQSLEMTILEQKYETSKNQASRILESFFKSHTPSAFTVSFEGTKEQSKYAIGTLSTDSGNFRINIYFLMKEGKRLIYYLSIEKESPYELRPKP, from the coding sequence GTGAAACAGAGGATATTAACTATTTTATGGATAAGCATGCTGGTCCTGCCACAAGTTTCAGGCCAGACTGTTCCGCCGGATCTGGTCAGGGCCATAGGGAACGGAGATGCTGCTTCCATGTCGGCGTGGTTTCATCAGAGCCTGGAGATGACCATCCTGGAGCAGAAATATGAAACCAGCAAAAACCAGGCTTCCAGGATCCTGGAAAGTTTTTTCAAAAGCCATACCCCGTCCGCTTTTACCGTCTCTTTTGAGGGGACCAAGGAACAATCCAAATATGCCATTGGGACTCTGAGCACCGACTCCGGTAATTTCAGGATCAATATCTATTTTCTTATGAAGGAGGGTAAGCGGCTGATTTATTATCTGAGCATAGAAAAAGAGTCTCCCTATGAACTCCGCCCAAAACCTTGA